Proteins from a genomic interval of Candidatus Deferrimicrobium borealis:
- a CDS encoding tartrate dehydrogenase, which produces MPTVQEHKIAVIMGDGIGKEVVPEGMKVLDVAGKRFGFKLAWTPFPWSCEHYHTTGEMMPKDGLEILKGYEAIYLGAVGYPGVPDHVSLWGLLVPIRRGFQQYANIRPVKTMKGIASPLRNIEGGKIDFLVVRENTEGEYSNVGGRMFEGTEHEFVVQESVFTRRGIRNVMRYAFNEARKRERKHVTSVTKSNGISITMPYWDEMFREIAKEYPDVKTDQYHIDSLCATLVSHPERFDVVVASNLFGDIVSDLGPALTGSLGVAPSASLNPEREFPSTFEPVHGSAPDIYGKGIANPIAQILTGAMMIDHLGYPEAAGTIEKAVEVAVADRNMKTRDLGGEASTRQMGKAIAELVATL; this is translated from the coding sequence ATGCCGACCGTGCAGGAACACAAGATCGCGGTCATCATGGGGGATGGGATCGGCAAGGAGGTGGTGCCCGAGGGGATGAAGGTGCTGGATGTCGCCGGGAAGAGATTCGGCTTCAAGCTCGCGTGGACGCCGTTCCCCTGGAGTTGCGAACATTACCACACCACCGGGGAGATGATGCCGAAAGACGGGTTGGAGATCCTGAAAGGGTATGAAGCGATCTACCTCGGCGCGGTCGGTTACCCCGGCGTCCCGGACCACGTTTCCCTGTGGGGGCTTCTCGTTCCCATAAGGAGGGGCTTCCAGCAGTATGCGAACATAAGGCCCGTGAAAACCATGAAAGGGATCGCAAGCCCCCTGCGGAATATCGAAGGGGGGAAAATCGATTTCCTCGTGGTGAGGGAGAACACCGAGGGCGAGTATTCGAACGTCGGCGGAAGGATGTTCGAGGGGACCGAACACGAATTCGTGGTCCAGGAATCGGTTTTCACCCGAAGGGGCATCCGGAACGTGATGAGGTACGCCTTCAACGAGGCCCGGAAGAGGGAAAGGAAGCACGTCACTTCCGTCACGAAGTCGAACGGGATCAGCATCACCATGCCCTACTGGGATGAGATGTTCAGGGAGATCGCGAAAGAGTACCCGGACGTGAAAACCGACCAGTACCACATCGATTCCCTCTGCGCCACGCTCGTTTCGCACCCGGAAAGATTCGACGTTGTGGTGGCGAGCAACCTGTTCGGGGACATCGTCTCCGACCTGGGCCCTGCGCTTACGGGCAGCCTCGGCGTCGCGCCGTCGGCCAGCCTGAACCCCGAACGCGAATTCCCGTCCACGTTCGAACCGGTCCACGGCTCGGCCCCCGATATCTACGGCAAGGGGATCGCGAACCCGATCGCCCAGATCCTCACCGGGGCGATGATGATCGATCATCTGGGATATCCCGAAGCGGCAGGAACGATAGAGAAGGCCGTGGAAGTCGCAGTGGCGGACAGAAACATGAAAACGCGGGACCTGGGGGGCGAGGCATCGACACGGCAGATGGGGAAAGCCATCGCCGAACTGGTGGCGACATTGTAA
- a CDS encoding carboxypeptidase-like regulatory domain-containing protein, which yields MRKVFLAILCLAISCTTALAGEIYGTVKEGGKPIKAGTKVEVKCAKGSYSAETDKLGSYRLFAPEQGKCTLSVKSSDGAPQMTVTLFEDSARYNLVLEKKDGKASLRSE from the coding sequence ATGAGAAAGGTATTCCTGGCGATTCTATGTCTCGCGATATCCTGCACAACCGCGCTGGCCGGAGAGATCTACGGGACGGTCAAGGAGGGCGGAAAACCGATCAAGGCAGGGACGAAGGTCGAGGTCAAATGCGCCAAGGGAAGCTACAGCGCGGAAACGGACAAACTCGGATCCTATCGCCTGTTTGCGCCGGAGCAGGGCAAATGCACCCTCTCGGTCAAGTCCAGTGACGGCGCTCCGCAGATGACCGTTACCTTGTTCGAGGATTCCGCGCGGTACAACCTCGTCCTCGAGAAAAAGGACGGAAAGGCTTCCTTGCGGAGCGAATGA